The proteins below are encoded in one region of Dasypus novemcinctus isolate mDasNov1 chromosome 13, mDasNov1.1.hap2, whole genome shotgun sequence:
- the SELP gene encoding P-selectin isoform X2 translates to MAICLKVSWYWRFQRAVFRVTQLLCFSAVISELMNQKEVAGWTYHYSPKLYSWNISRLFCQKFHTDLVAIQNKKEIAHLNDVIPYYHAHYWIGIRKINNTWTWVGTKKTLTKEAENWADNEPNNKRNNQDCVEIYIKSPVAPGKWNDEPCQKKKRALCYKASCKEMSCSKQGECIETIGNHTCSCYPGFYGPECEYVRECGAFNLFPQHTLMNCSHPLGNFSFNSQCSFHCAEGYEMNGPSKLECLASGNWTNKPPQCIVIQCPPLKTPERGSMTCLNSAKEFQHRSSCNFSCEEGFALVGTEEVQCTASGGWTAPVPVCKVVQCQPLEAPSKGTMDCVHPLAAFAYGSSCKFECSPGYRVRGLDTLYCSGPGQWTAPLPACEVIMCDPLESPVHGSMDCSPSSRGFQYSTNCSFYCAEGFMLRGAETAQCSDLGRWTMPAPICQALQCPALLAPQKVQMKCSHPFGAFRYQSSCSFTCEEDLLLVGASVLQCLTTGNWSALLPECLANTCTPLLSPPNGTMTCVQPLGNSSYKSTCQFFCDEGFSLSGPESLDCMPSGHWTGSPPTCEAIRCPVLFAPEQGSLDCSGTHGEFSVGSTCHFSCNKGLKLNGSKNVECTVSGRWTAPPPTCKGIKSAPTPQRQCPALITPQQGTMSCRHHLGNFGLNTTCNFGCQTGFTLTGDSSLRCRPSGQWTAITPRCRAVKCSELHIIKPLAMNCSNPWGNFSYGSTCTFYCLEGQILNGSARAACQEHGYWSTIMPTCQAGPLTIQEALAYFGGAVASTTGLVMGGTLLALLRKRFRQKDDGKSPLNPQSHLGTYGVFTNAAFDPSP, encoded by the exons ATG gCCATTTGCCTAAAAGTCAGCTGGTACTGGAGATTTCAGAGAGCAGTCTTCAGAGTTACCCAACTCCTTTGCTTCAGTGCTGTGATCTCTG AATTGATGAATCAGAAAGAAGTGGCAGGGTGGACCTATCACTACAGCCCAAAGCTATACTCATGGAATATTTCCCGGTTGTTCTGCCAGAAGTTCCACACAGATTTAGTAGCCAtccagaataaaaaagaaattgctcATCTCAATGATGTCATACCCTACTACCATGCTCATTACTGGATCGGGATCCGGAAGATCAATAACACTTGGACCTGGGTGGGAACCAAGAAGACTCTCACCAAGGAGGCTGAGAACTGGGCTGACAACGAGCCCAACAACAAGCGGAACAACCAGGACTGCGTGGAGATCTATATCAAGAGCCCAGTGGCACCCGGCAAGTGGAACGATGAGCCCTGTCAGAAAAAAAAGCGGGCTCTGTGCTATAAAG CCTCCTGCAAGGAAATGTCCTGCAGCAAGCAAGGAGAGTGCATTGAAACCATTGGGAACCACACCTGCTCCTGCTACCCAGGGTTCTATGGACCGGAATGTGAATATG TGAGAGAGTGTGGAGCATTCAACCTATTCCCTCAACACACACTCATGAATTGCAGCCACCCTCTTGGAAATTTCTCTTTCAACTCACAATGTAGCTTCCACTGTGCTGAAGGATACGAAATGAATGGACCCAGCAAACTGGAATGTTTGGCTTCTGGAAACTGGACGAATAAGCCCCCACAATGTATAG TCATCCAGTGCCCACCCCTGAAGACTCCTGAACGAGGAAGCATGACCTGTCTTAACTCTGCAAAGGAATTCCAGCACCGGTCCAGCTGTAACTTCAGCTGTGAAGAGGGATTTGCATTGGTTGGGACAGAGGAGGTGCAGTGCACAGCCTCAGGGGGGTGGACAGCCCCAGTTCCTGTGTGTAAAG TTGTGCAATGTCAGCCCCTGGAAGCCCCAAGCAAAGGAACCATGGATTGTGTTCATCCACTTGCTGCTTTTGCATATGGTTCCAGCTGTAAATTTGAGTGCTCACCTGGCTATCGAGTGAGGGGCTTGGATACACTCTACTGCAGTGGCCCTGGCCAGTGGACTGCTCCCTTGCCAGCCTGTGaag TCATTATGTGTGACCCACTTGAGAGTCCTGTTCATGGAAGCATGGATTGCTCCCCATCCTCAAGAGGATTTCAGTACAGCACCAACTGCAGCTTCTATTGTGCCGAGGGTTTCATGCTGAGAGGAGCTGAGACAGCTCAGTGTTCTGACTTGGGACGATGGACAATGCCAGCCCCCATCTGTCAAG CTCTGCAGTGCCCAGCTCTTCTGGCGCCCCAGAAGGTCCAGATGAAATGTTCCCACCCCTTTGGTGCCTTTAGGTACCAGTCATCCTGTAGTTTCACCTGTGAAGAAGACTTGCTCCTGGTAGGAGCCAGTGTGTTGCAATGCTTAACTACAGGGAATTGGAGTGCTCTGCTTCCAGAATGCCTAG CCAACACCTGTACACCCCTGCTAAGTCCTCCAAATGGAACAATGACCTGTGTTCAGCCTCTTGGAAATTCCAGCTATAAATCCACATGCCAATTCTTCTGTGATGAGGGATTTTCTTTATCTGGGCCAGAAAGTTTGGACTGTATGCCATCTGGACACTGGACAGGCTCCCCACCAACGTGTGAAG CCATCAGGTGCCCAGTGTTATTCGCCCCAGAGCAGGGCAGCCTGGATTGTTCTGGTACTCATGGAGAATTCAGTGTTGGCTCCACCTGCCATTTCTCCTGTAACAAGGGCTTGAAGCTGAATGGATCCAAGAATGTTGAATGCACAGTTTCAGGAAGATGGACAGCACCTCCACCGACCTGCAAAG GTATAAAGTCAGCTCCTACTCCACAGAGGCAATGTCCAGCCCTCATCACCCCTCAACAGGGGACAATGTCCTGTAGGCATCATCTGGGCAACTTTGGTTTGAATACCACTTGCAACTTTGGATGTCAAACtggattcacactcacaggagACAGCTCTCTCCGATGCAGACCTTCAGGACAATGGACAGCAATAACTCCAAGGTGTAGAG cTGTCAAATGCTCTGAGCTGCACATTATTAAGCCACTAGCAATGAACTGCTCCAACCCCTGGGGAAACTTCAGTTATGGATCAACCTGCACCTTCTATTGTCTGGAGGGCCAAATACTTAACGGCTCAGCAAGAGCAGCATGTCAAGAGCATGGATACTGGTCTACTATAATGCCAACCTGCCAAG CAGGTCCACTGACTATCCAGGAAGCCCTGGCTTACTTTGGGGGAGCAGTGGCTTCTACGACTGGTCTGGTGATGGGTGGAACACTCCTGGCTTTGCTAAGAAAGCGTTTCAGACAAAAAG
- the SELP gene encoding P-selectin isoform X1, producing the protein MAICLKVSWYWRFQRAVFRVTQLLCFSAVISELMNQKEVAGWTYHYSPKLYSWNISRLFCQKFHTDLVAIQNKKEIAHLNDVIPYYHAHYWIGIRKINNTWTWVGTKKTLTKEAENWADNEPNNKRNNQDCVEIYIKSPVAPGKWNDEPCQKKKRALCYKASCKEMSCSKQGECIETIGNHTCSCYPGFYGPECEYVRECGAFNLFPQHTLMNCSHPLGNFSFNSQCSFHCAEGYEMNGPSKLECLASGNWTNKPPQCIVIQCPPLKTPERGSMTCLNSAKEFQHRSSCNFSCEEGFALVGTEEVQCTASGGWTAPVPVCKVVQCQPLEAPSKGTMDCVHPLAAFAYGSSCKFECSPGYRVRGLDTLYCSGPGQWTAPLPACEVIMCDPLESPVHGSMDCSPSSRGFQYSTNCSFYCAEGFMLRGAETAQCSDLGRWTMPAPICQALQCPALLAPQKVQMKCSHPFGAFRYQSSCSFTCEEDLLLVGASVLQCLTTGNWSALLPECLANTCTPLLSPPNGTMTCVQPLGNSSYKSTCQFFCDEGFSLSGPESLDCMPSGHWTGSPPTCEAIRCPVLFAPEQGSLDCSGTHGEFSVGSTCHFSCNKGLKLNGSKNVECTVSGRWTAPPPTCKGIKSAPTPQRQCPALITPQQGTMSCRHHLGNFGLNTTCNFGCQTGFTLTGDSSLRCRPSGQWTAITPRCRAVKCSELHIIKPLAMNCSNPWGNFSYGSTCTFYCLEGQILNGSARAACQEHGYWSTIMPTCQGPLTIQEALAYFGGAVASTTGLVMGGTLLALLRKRFRQKDDGKSPLNPQSHLGTYGVFTNAAFDPSP; encoded by the exons ATG gCCATTTGCCTAAAAGTCAGCTGGTACTGGAGATTTCAGAGAGCAGTCTTCAGAGTTACCCAACTCCTTTGCTTCAGTGCTGTGATCTCTG AATTGATGAATCAGAAAGAAGTGGCAGGGTGGACCTATCACTACAGCCCAAAGCTATACTCATGGAATATTTCCCGGTTGTTCTGCCAGAAGTTCCACACAGATTTAGTAGCCAtccagaataaaaaagaaattgctcATCTCAATGATGTCATACCCTACTACCATGCTCATTACTGGATCGGGATCCGGAAGATCAATAACACTTGGACCTGGGTGGGAACCAAGAAGACTCTCACCAAGGAGGCTGAGAACTGGGCTGACAACGAGCCCAACAACAAGCGGAACAACCAGGACTGCGTGGAGATCTATATCAAGAGCCCAGTGGCACCCGGCAAGTGGAACGATGAGCCCTGTCAGAAAAAAAAGCGGGCTCTGTGCTATAAAG CCTCCTGCAAGGAAATGTCCTGCAGCAAGCAAGGAGAGTGCATTGAAACCATTGGGAACCACACCTGCTCCTGCTACCCAGGGTTCTATGGACCGGAATGTGAATATG TGAGAGAGTGTGGAGCATTCAACCTATTCCCTCAACACACACTCATGAATTGCAGCCACCCTCTTGGAAATTTCTCTTTCAACTCACAATGTAGCTTCCACTGTGCTGAAGGATACGAAATGAATGGACCCAGCAAACTGGAATGTTTGGCTTCTGGAAACTGGACGAATAAGCCCCCACAATGTATAG TCATCCAGTGCCCACCCCTGAAGACTCCTGAACGAGGAAGCATGACCTGTCTTAACTCTGCAAAGGAATTCCAGCACCGGTCCAGCTGTAACTTCAGCTGTGAAGAGGGATTTGCATTGGTTGGGACAGAGGAGGTGCAGTGCACAGCCTCAGGGGGGTGGACAGCCCCAGTTCCTGTGTGTAAAG TTGTGCAATGTCAGCCCCTGGAAGCCCCAAGCAAAGGAACCATGGATTGTGTTCATCCACTTGCTGCTTTTGCATATGGTTCCAGCTGTAAATTTGAGTGCTCACCTGGCTATCGAGTGAGGGGCTTGGATACACTCTACTGCAGTGGCCCTGGCCAGTGGACTGCTCCCTTGCCAGCCTGTGaag TCATTATGTGTGACCCACTTGAGAGTCCTGTTCATGGAAGCATGGATTGCTCCCCATCCTCAAGAGGATTTCAGTACAGCACCAACTGCAGCTTCTATTGTGCCGAGGGTTTCATGCTGAGAGGAGCTGAGACAGCTCAGTGTTCTGACTTGGGACGATGGACAATGCCAGCCCCCATCTGTCAAG CTCTGCAGTGCCCAGCTCTTCTGGCGCCCCAGAAGGTCCAGATGAAATGTTCCCACCCCTTTGGTGCCTTTAGGTACCAGTCATCCTGTAGTTTCACCTGTGAAGAAGACTTGCTCCTGGTAGGAGCCAGTGTGTTGCAATGCTTAACTACAGGGAATTGGAGTGCTCTGCTTCCAGAATGCCTAG CCAACACCTGTACACCCCTGCTAAGTCCTCCAAATGGAACAATGACCTGTGTTCAGCCTCTTGGAAATTCCAGCTATAAATCCACATGCCAATTCTTCTGTGATGAGGGATTTTCTTTATCTGGGCCAGAAAGTTTGGACTGTATGCCATCTGGACACTGGACAGGCTCCCCACCAACGTGTGAAG CCATCAGGTGCCCAGTGTTATTCGCCCCAGAGCAGGGCAGCCTGGATTGTTCTGGTACTCATGGAGAATTCAGTGTTGGCTCCACCTGCCATTTCTCCTGTAACAAGGGCTTGAAGCTGAATGGATCCAAGAATGTTGAATGCACAGTTTCAGGAAGATGGACAGCACCTCCACCGACCTGCAAAG GTATAAAGTCAGCTCCTACTCCACAGAGGCAATGTCCAGCCCTCATCACCCCTCAACAGGGGACAATGTCCTGTAGGCATCATCTGGGCAACTTTGGTTTGAATACCACTTGCAACTTTGGATGTCAAACtggattcacactcacaggagACAGCTCTCTCCGATGCAGACCTTCAGGACAATGGACAGCAATAACTCCAAGGTGTAGAG cTGTCAAATGCTCTGAGCTGCACATTATTAAGCCACTAGCAATGAACTGCTCCAACCCCTGGGGAAACTTCAGTTATGGATCAACCTGCACCTTCTATTGTCTGGAGGGCCAAATACTTAACGGCTCAGCAAGAGCAGCATGTCAAGAGCATGGATACTGGTCTACTATAATGCCAACCTGCCAAG GTCCACTGACTATCCAGGAAGCCCTGGCTTACTTTGGGGGAGCAGTGGCTTCTACGACTGGTCTGGTGATGGGTGGAACACTCCTGGCTTTGCTAAGAAAGCGTTTCAGACAAAAAG